Proteins from a genomic interval of Papaver somniferum cultivar HN1 chromosome 4, ASM357369v1, whole genome shotgun sequence:
- the LOC113362823 gene encoding membrane-anchored ubiquitin-fold protein 3-like isoform X2, protein MPEEDLVELKFRLYDGTDIGPIRYSSASTVSMLKERIIADWPKDKKVIPKAANDVKLISAGKILENNKTVGQCKAPFGELPGGVITMHVVVQPSLAKSKTEGRRFP, encoded by the exons ATGCCTGAAGAAGATTTGGTTGAGCTTAAGTTCCGGTTATACGATGGAACTGATATTGGTCCTATCAGATATTCGTCTGCATCTACTGTTTCTATGCTCAAAGAAAGGATAATTGCTGATTGGCCTAAAG ATAAAAAAGTTATACCCAAGGCAGCGAATGATGTGAAGCTGATTAGTGCTGGGAAGATTTTGGAAAACAACAAGACTGTTGGTCAATGTAAAGCGCCTTTTGGTGAACTTCCCGGAGGTGTTATCACGATGCATGTCGTTGTGCAGCCATCTCTAGCCAAATCAAAAACAG AAGGTCGAAGATTCCCCTAG
- the LOC113362823 gene encoding membrane-anchored ubiquitin-fold protein 3-like isoform X1 — MPEEDLVELKFRLYDGTDIGPIRYSSASTVSMLKERIIADWPKDKKVIPKAANDVKLISAGKILENNKTVGQCKAPFGELPGGVITMHVVVQPSLAKSKTEKKVEDSPRKTVCSCSIL; from the exons ATGCCTGAAGAAGATTTGGTTGAGCTTAAGTTCCGGTTATACGATGGAACTGATATTGGTCCTATCAGATATTCGTCTGCATCTACTGTTTCTATGCTCAAAGAAAGGATAATTGCTGATTGGCCTAAAG ATAAAAAAGTTATACCCAAGGCAGCGAATGATGTGAAGCTGATTAGTGCTGGGAAGATTTTGGAAAACAACAAGACTGTTGGTCAATGTAAAGCGCCTTTTGGTGAACTTCCCGGAGGTGTTATCACGATGCATGTCGTTGTGCAGCCATCTCTAGCCAAATCAAAAACAG AAAAGAAGGTCGAAGATTCCCCTAGGAAGACCGTTTGCTCTTGCTCCATACTATAA